One window of Cygnus atratus isolate AKBS03 ecotype Queensland, Australia chromosome 17, CAtr_DNAZoo_HiC_assembly, whole genome shotgun sequence genomic DNA carries:
- the SPPL3 gene encoding signal peptide peptidase-like 3 isoform X1 — protein MAEQTYSWAYSLVDSSQVSTFLISILLIVYGSFRSLNMDFENQDKEKDNSSTAGSFNGNSTNNSKGIQTIDSTQALFLPIGASVSLLVMFFFFDSVQVVFTICTAVLATIAFAFLLLPMCQYLTRPCSPQNKISFGCCGRFTAAELLSFSLSVMLVLIWVLTGHWLLMDALAMGLCVAMIAFVRLPSLKVSCLLLSGLLIYDVFWVFFSAYIFNSNVMVKVATQPADNPLDVLSRKLHLGPNVGRDVPRLSLPGKLVFPSSTGSHFSMLGIGDIVMPGLLLCFVLRYDNYKKQANSDSCGAPGPGNISGRMQKVSYFHCTLIGYFVGLLTATVASRIHRAAQPALLYLVPFTLLPLLTMAYLKGDLRRMWSEPFHSKSSSSRFLEV, from the exons gtcTCTTAACATGGACTTTGAGAATCaagacaaagagaaagacaaTAGCAGCACAGCTGGGTCTTTTAATGGCAACAGCACCAATAACAGTAAGG GTATTCAAACCATTGATTCTACCCAGGCATTGTTCCTGCCAATCGGAGCATCTGTGTCTCTCCTAGTTATGTTCTTCTTCTTCGACTCAGTTCAAGTTGTCTTTACAATATGCACAGCAG tCCTTGCAACAatagcttttgctttccttctgctcccGATGTGCCAGTACTTAACACGGCCTTGTTCACCTCAAAACAA GATTTCCTTTGGCTGCTGCGGGCGTTTCACTGCTGCTGAGttgctctcattttctctgtctgtGATGCTTGTACTTATCTGGGTCCTCACTGGCCACTGGCTCCTTATGGACG CTCTGGCTATGGGCCTGTGTGTTGCAATGATAGCCTTTGTCCGGCTGCCGAGCCTGAAGGTTTCCTGCTTGCTACTCTCCGGGTTACTAATTTATGATGTCTTTTGg gtctttttttctgcctacaTCTTTAACAGCAATGTTATGGTGAAAGTGGCCACACAACCAGCTGATAATCCCCTTGACGTTTTATCCCGGAAACTTCACCTGGGACCAAATGTGGGTAGAGATGTTCCCCGCCTGTCGCTGCCTGGCAAACTTGTATTTCCAAG TTCCACAGGCAGCCACTTCTCTATGCTGGGGATCGGAGATATTGTGATGCCGggtcttctgctctgctttgtccTGCGTTACGATAACTACAAAAAACAAGCCAACAGTGATTCCTGTGGTGCCCCAGGACCAGGGAACATCTCTGGACGTATGCAGAAGGTCTCTTACTTTCACTGCACACTTATTGGATATTTTGTAG GTCTATTAACTGCAACAGTAGCTTCTCGTATTCACCGGGCAGCCCAGCCTGCCCTCCTGTATTTGGTACCTTTTACTTTATTGCCGCTCCTCACCATGGCCTATTTAAAG GGCGATCTACGTCGCATGTGGTCTGAGCCTTTCCACTCCAAGTCCAGCAGCTCCCGTTTCCTGGAAGTATGA
- the SPPL3 gene encoding signal peptide peptidase-like 3 isoform X2, translating into MAEQTYSWAYSLVDSSQVSTFLISILLIVYGSFRSLNMDFENQDKEKDNSSTAGSFNGNSTNNSIQTIDSTQALFLPIGASVSLLVMFFFFDSVQVVFTICTAVLATIAFAFLLLPMCQYLTRPCSPQNKISFGCCGRFTAAELLSFSLSVMLVLIWVLTGHWLLMDALAMGLCVAMIAFVRLPSLKVSCLLLSGLLIYDVFWVFFSAYIFNSNVMVKVATQPADNPLDVLSRKLHLGPNVGRDVPRLSLPGKLVFPSSTGSHFSMLGIGDIVMPGLLLCFVLRYDNYKKQANSDSCGAPGPGNISGRMQKVSYFHCTLIGYFVGLLTATVASRIHRAAQPALLYLVPFTLLPLLTMAYLKGDLRRMWSEPFHSKSSSSRFLEV; encoded by the exons gtcTCTTAACATGGACTTTGAGAATCaagacaaagagaaagacaaTAGCAGCACAGCTGGGTCTTTTAATGGCAACAGCACCAATAACA GTATTCAAACCATTGATTCTACCCAGGCATTGTTCCTGCCAATCGGAGCATCTGTGTCTCTCCTAGTTATGTTCTTCTTCTTCGACTCAGTTCAAGTTGTCTTTACAATATGCACAGCAG tCCTTGCAACAatagcttttgctttccttctgctcccGATGTGCCAGTACTTAACACGGCCTTGTTCACCTCAAAACAA GATTTCCTTTGGCTGCTGCGGGCGTTTCACTGCTGCTGAGttgctctcattttctctgtctgtGATGCTTGTACTTATCTGGGTCCTCACTGGCCACTGGCTCCTTATGGACG CTCTGGCTATGGGCCTGTGTGTTGCAATGATAGCCTTTGTCCGGCTGCCGAGCCTGAAGGTTTCCTGCTTGCTACTCTCCGGGTTACTAATTTATGATGTCTTTTGg gtctttttttctgcctacaTCTTTAACAGCAATGTTATGGTGAAAGTGGCCACACAACCAGCTGATAATCCCCTTGACGTTTTATCCCGGAAACTTCACCTGGGACCAAATGTGGGTAGAGATGTTCCCCGCCTGTCGCTGCCTGGCAAACTTGTATTTCCAAG TTCCACAGGCAGCCACTTCTCTATGCTGGGGATCGGAGATATTGTGATGCCGggtcttctgctctgctttgtccTGCGTTACGATAACTACAAAAAACAAGCCAACAGTGATTCCTGTGGTGCCCCAGGACCAGGGAACATCTCTGGACGTATGCAGAAGGTCTCTTACTTTCACTGCACACTTATTGGATATTTTGTAG GTCTATTAACTGCAACAGTAGCTTCTCGTATTCACCGGGCAGCCCAGCCTGCCCTCCTGTATTTGGTACCTTTTACTTTATTGCCGCTCCTCACCATGGCCTATTTAAAG GGCGATCTACGTCGCATGTGGTCTGAGCCTTTCCACTCCAAGTCCAGCAGCTCCCGTTTCCTGGAAGTATGA
- the SPPL3 gene encoding signal peptide peptidase-like 3 isoform X3: MDNLHACYDNEKLSWSLNMDFENQDKEKDNSSTAGSFNGNSTNNSKGIQTIDSTQALFLPIGASVSLLVMFFFFDSVQVVFTICTAVLATIAFAFLLLPMCQYLTRPCSPQNKISFGCCGRFTAAELLSFSLSVMLVLIWVLTGHWLLMDALAMGLCVAMIAFVRLPSLKVSCLLLSGLLIYDVFWVFFSAYIFNSNVMVKVATQPADNPLDVLSRKLHLGPNVGRDVPRLSLPGKLVFPSSTGSHFSMLGIGDIVMPGLLLCFVLRYDNYKKQANSDSCGAPGPGNISGRMQKVSYFHCTLIGYFVGLLTATVASRIHRAAQPALLYLVPFTLLPLLTMAYLKGDLRRMWSEPFHSKSSSSRFLEV; encoded by the exons ATGGACAACTTGCATGCATGTTATGATAATGAGAAACTATCATG gtcTCTTAACATGGACTTTGAGAATCaagacaaagagaaagacaaTAGCAGCACAGCTGGGTCTTTTAATGGCAACAGCACCAATAACAGTAAGG GTATTCAAACCATTGATTCTACCCAGGCATTGTTCCTGCCAATCGGAGCATCTGTGTCTCTCCTAGTTATGTTCTTCTTCTTCGACTCAGTTCAAGTTGTCTTTACAATATGCACAGCAG tCCTTGCAACAatagcttttgctttccttctgctcccGATGTGCCAGTACTTAACACGGCCTTGTTCACCTCAAAACAA GATTTCCTTTGGCTGCTGCGGGCGTTTCACTGCTGCTGAGttgctctcattttctctgtctgtGATGCTTGTACTTATCTGGGTCCTCACTGGCCACTGGCTCCTTATGGACG CTCTGGCTATGGGCCTGTGTGTTGCAATGATAGCCTTTGTCCGGCTGCCGAGCCTGAAGGTTTCCTGCTTGCTACTCTCCGGGTTACTAATTTATGATGTCTTTTGg gtctttttttctgcctacaTCTTTAACAGCAATGTTATGGTGAAAGTGGCCACACAACCAGCTGATAATCCCCTTGACGTTTTATCCCGGAAACTTCACCTGGGACCAAATGTGGGTAGAGATGTTCCCCGCCTGTCGCTGCCTGGCAAACTTGTATTTCCAAG TTCCACAGGCAGCCACTTCTCTATGCTGGGGATCGGAGATATTGTGATGCCGggtcttctgctctgctttgtccTGCGTTACGATAACTACAAAAAACAAGCCAACAGTGATTCCTGTGGTGCCCCAGGACCAGGGAACATCTCTGGACGTATGCAGAAGGTCTCTTACTTTCACTGCACACTTATTGGATATTTTGTAG GTCTATTAACTGCAACAGTAGCTTCTCGTATTCACCGGGCAGCCCAGCCTGCCCTCCTGTATTTGGTACCTTTTACTTTATTGCCGCTCCTCACCATGGCCTATTTAAAG GGCGATCTACGTCGCATGTGGTCTGAGCCTTTCCACTCCAAGTCCAGCAGCTCCCGTTTCCTGGAAGTATGA
- the SPPL3 gene encoding signal peptide peptidase-like 3 isoform X4, producing MDNLHACYDNEKLSWSLNMDFENQDKEKDNSSTAGSFNGNSTNNSIQTIDSTQALFLPIGASVSLLVMFFFFDSVQVVFTICTAVLATIAFAFLLLPMCQYLTRPCSPQNKISFGCCGRFTAAELLSFSLSVMLVLIWVLTGHWLLMDALAMGLCVAMIAFVRLPSLKVSCLLLSGLLIYDVFWVFFSAYIFNSNVMVKVATQPADNPLDVLSRKLHLGPNVGRDVPRLSLPGKLVFPSSTGSHFSMLGIGDIVMPGLLLCFVLRYDNYKKQANSDSCGAPGPGNISGRMQKVSYFHCTLIGYFVGLLTATVASRIHRAAQPALLYLVPFTLLPLLTMAYLKGDLRRMWSEPFHSKSSSSRFLEV from the exons ATGGACAACTTGCATGCATGTTATGATAATGAGAAACTATCATG gtcTCTTAACATGGACTTTGAGAATCaagacaaagagaaagacaaTAGCAGCACAGCTGGGTCTTTTAATGGCAACAGCACCAATAACA GTATTCAAACCATTGATTCTACCCAGGCATTGTTCCTGCCAATCGGAGCATCTGTGTCTCTCCTAGTTATGTTCTTCTTCTTCGACTCAGTTCAAGTTGTCTTTACAATATGCACAGCAG tCCTTGCAACAatagcttttgctttccttctgctcccGATGTGCCAGTACTTAACACGGCCTTGTTCACCTCAAAACAA GATTTCCTTTGGCTGCTGCGGGCGTTTCACTGCTGCTGAGttgctctcattttctctgtctgtGATGCTTGTACTTATCTGGGTCCTCACTGGCCACTGGCTCCTTATGGACG CTCTGGCTATGGGCCTGTGTGTTGCAATGATAGCCTTTGTCCGGCTGCCGAGCCTGAAGGTTTCCTGCTTGCTACTCTCCGGGTTACTAATTTATGATGTCTTTTGg gtctttttttctgcctacaTCTTTAACAGCAATGTTATGGTGAAAGTGGCCACACAACCAGCTGATAATCCCCTTGACGTTTTATCCCGGAAACTTCACCTGGGACCAAATGTGGGTAGAGATGTTCCCCGCCTGTCGCTGCCTGGCAAACTTGTATTTCCAAG TTCCACAGGCAGCCACTTCTCTATGCTGGGGATCGGAGATATTGTGATGCCGggtcttctgctctgctttgtccTGCGTTACGATAACTACAAAAAACAAGCCAACAGTGATTCCTGTGGTGCCCCAGGACCAGGGAACATCTCTGGACGTATGCAGAAGGTCTCTTACTTTCACTGCACACTTATTGGATATTTTGTAG GTCTATTAACTGCAACAGTAGCTTCTCGTATTCACCGGGCAGCCCAGCCTGCCCTCCTGTATTTGGTACCTTTTACTTTATTGCCGCTCCTCACCATGGCCTATTTAAAG GGCGATCTACGTCGCATGTGGTCTGAGCCTTTCCACTCCAAGTCCAGCAGCTCCCGTTTCCTGGAAGTATGA